Below is a window of Pseudomonas monteilii DNA.
GGACAGGGCGTCGATTGTCGTCCACCGCCACCATGGTGAAGAAGCAGCTGTTGGAATGCCGCACGGAGCGTTGCCGAATGTTCTCGGTCACGACCTTGATGCCCACCTCCATCGAGGTGGTGCCGGTGTAGTTCACCGACGCCAGGAAGGTCACCAGTTCGCCGACATGCACCGGCTCGCGGAAGATCACCTGATCCACCGACAGGGTCACCACGTAGGTCCCGGCATAACGGCTGGCACAGGCATAGGCCACTTCATCCAGGTACTTGAGCAA
It encodes the following:
- a CDS encoding acyl-CoA thioesterase: MEPGNAQLSMTVLMTPDMANFSGNVHGGTLLKYLDEVAYACASRYAGTYVVTLSVDQVIFREPVHVGELVTFLASVNYTGTTSMEVGIKVVTENIRQRSVRHSNSCFFTMVAVDDNRRPVRVPPRLPQSSEEKRRFVQGQQRRQIRQELQERYQNLRTDDAEA